The Marivirga tractuosa DSM 4126 genome contains the following window.
AACTTAATTGGTGTAAGCATTAATAGCTCTTCAAGTGAAGGACCAACTGATGACTACAGAATTAAGCCAGACATTACTGGAAACGGAACTGGAGTTTATTCAACTTATGAAAGCAGCAACTCTGCTTATAATTCTATCACAGGTACTTCAATGGCTTCACCTAATGTTGCAGGATCTATTTTAGTTTTACAAGAACATGCTAATAATGTATTCGGAAACTATGTGAGAGCTGCAACGCTTAAAGGTATTGTTTTGCACACTGCAGATGATGCAGGAATTACAGGCCCTGACGCTGTTTGGGGATGGGGCTTAATGAATGCTAAAAGAGCTGCTGAGACCATGACTGGAGCAGGTGATATTTCTAGAATAGAAGAATTAACTTTGAATAATGGTCAATCTTACTCAATGACTGTTGAATCAGATGGAACTAGTCCACTTTTGGCTTCCATTTCTTGGACTGACCAAGGCGGAACTGCCAATACCGGAACTACAAACCTAAGCACTCCTGTATTAGTAAATGACTTAGATATTAGAGTAACTAAAAATTCAACTACTTACTCTCCTTACAGACTAACGGGCGTAAATAGTAATTCAAAAGGAGATAACAATGTAGATCCTTTCGAAAGAGTAGATATTAATAATGCAAGTGGTTCTTATACCATCACTGTTACACACAAAGGTTCGTTAGCTAGTGGAAGCCAAGACTTCTCTTTAGTAGTAACTGGTGTTTCTGGTGAACCTGTTGTTTGTGATGCAACTACTCCTACAAGTTTCTCAGCGTCAAATGTAGGGTCAAATTCTGTTGATCTAAATTGGGATGCTGTGACCGGAACTACTTATGATGTGCGTTATAGAGTTTCAGGAACTTCTTCTTGGACTACTGAAAGCACTTCTTCAAGTTCATTAACACTTACTGGTTTAAGTTCAACTACTCAGTATGAGGCACAAGTAAGAAGTAAATGTTCTGATGGAACTTCATCTGCTTATTCTTCAAGCGTAAGCTTCACCACTACTGAAGTACAATTAGTCTACTGCGACTCAAATGGAAATAATGTTTCTGATGAATACATCGGTAGAGTGCAATTAGGAAGTATCGATAACGCTTCTGGCGCTGCTAGTTCTGGATATGCTGACTTCACTTCTCAATCAACTGATTTAGGAAAAGGTGATGCAAGCACTATCACAATTACTCCAGAGTGGACAGGAACAGTTTACAATGAAGGTTACAGCGTTTGGATCGACTACAACCAAGATGGTGATTTTACTGATGCAGGCGAGCAAGTTTGGACACAATCAGCTACAAGCAATACGCCTGTAGGTGGAAGCTTTACGGTGCCATCAGGAGCACTTTCCGGGAATACTACTATGAGAGTTTCCATGAAGTATAATGGCATCCCAACATCATGTGAATCCTTTTCATATGGTGAAGTTGAGGACTATACAGTAAACATCACAACTGGTACTCCTGAAGTATGTACAGTTCCTTCAAGCTTAAGTGTTTCAAGCATTGGAGAAAATACAGCTACACTTAGCTGGTCATCAGAAAGTGCTGCTAACGACTACACTGTTAGAATTAGAGAAAATGGAACAAGCTCATGGTCAACACTATCAGCTTCTTCAAATTCAACTGGAGTAAGTGGACTAGCAGCAGATACTCAGTATGAGTGGCAGGTAAGAAGTAATTGTTCAAGTAGCAATTCTAACTACTCTTCATCTGATTTATTCACAACAGATGCACCAGTTGCAGTTACTTATTGTGATGCAAGTGGAGATGACTCGAGCTATGAGTGGATCCAGAGAATTGTATTAGGATCAATTGACAACACAAGTGGCGATAACGGTGGTTATGGTGATTTCACAAACCAAGTGGCAAACGTGCAACGCGGTACGTCTACAAGCATGAATGTTCAGGCAGGATTTAGCGGAAGCAGCTATACCGAATATTGGAGCGTGTGGATTGACTTAAACCAAGATGGTACATTCTCTTCTGGTGAAAGATTGGTGAATGGTTCTTCAAGTAGCAGTAATCTATTGAGTGCTACTTTAAACATTCCTTCTACTGCTTTAACTGGTAATACGAGAATGAGAGTAATGATGAAATATAATGCTCAAGGCACTCCGTGCGAAACCTTCAATTATGGAGAAGTTGAAGATTATACTGTTAATATAACCAACAGTACTTCTAGCATGGTGGCAATGACCAACGACTTAGGTGGTGAAACTTTAGGCAATGAAAGAAATATTGCAACTTACAGTTTATATCCTAATCCTGCTCAGGATAAATTGAATGTTAATATTAAAAACATTGATGCATCTAAAGGTATTCAGATCTATAGCAGTAATGGTGTTTTGGTTAGATCAATCAAAACTGATAAAGAAGTAAATGCAATTGATGTAAGCACCTTAGAAAAAGGGATGTATATCTTAAAAGCAAACACAGTGAAAGAAACTGTCAATGCAAACTTCATTGTAAGATAAGAAGTAAAGGTTGAATAAATTTGAAACGCATGGAGCATTGCTTCATGCGTTTTTTTTTATTTCTAATCAATTAACTCTCTTCTTGCCCCATGCGATTACTTGAACACCAGAGGAGTAATGCAGTAAATCAGGATCCTTGTTTAGTAATGTTTTAAACTTGGGATATATTATATCAATTTCCTTAATGTCGAATTTTTGAATTGGCCATTCAATATGATGAATCTCAAACTTGTTAATTGAGGTCTTTGTATCTTGAAATAAAGCATATCTTTCAGTTAACCACTTATCAAGTAATGTCTTGTGCTCAAGAGTCTCTCCTACTTCATACTTTATAAACACTCTATCATCAAATTCTTTATTCTCCGAGCAGTATATAGAATCCGCTCTATTCATTTTTGAATGCCGGTATGGCAATCCCGAAAATGCCTTGGCAATATTACAAGAAACCCTATTTCCACCTTCAATACTCAAAAAATAAACTCCCGCCTTGCTATTTTTCTTCACGTATGTCCTAATATTTATCTCGTGAAAATTAGATATGGGTGAAAAAGCGGGTAGAAATCTAGGTCTTACCTTCTCCATTTTAAATGCCACAAGTGAAACCCAAGACTGTCCATTATAGAGATCAATCTCTAAATCATTGGGGACAAATCTCCTTAATTCATTTGGATCAACCTTCCTATGAAGAAATAATGTATCATTCCATTCTTGGTAATATTTCCATCTTTCATTTGGTAAGTCCCACGGTCTGTGCTTGGTATTATTCAATATTTCTTCAATAGTCATATGATTTACAAATAAGCGAGATTAGAAATATTAAAGCTCAATATTAACACCCTTCAAAAATACCTTTCCCAAACTCCTTAAGTGTTGAATATCCTCCAATGGATTTTCCTTTAAGATGATGATATTGGCTACTTTTCCTTTTTCTAGGCTTCCATATTGGTTTTCCAAACCGAAAAAAGCAGGCCCATAAATCATGGAAGTTTTCAGCGCTTCAGCAGGAGTTAAGCCAGCTTCTACTAAACTAAACAACTCACCCCAAAGTGCTTCACCAGGATATACAAAAGAATTAAATGGGCCACAATCAGAACCTGCTAAAATAGGAACACCGGCTTCAAACATTGGTCGAATCATTTCCTTAGCTAAGTTTGAGACTTTCTCACGCATCTGACTTCCAGATGACTTTGCTCTTTTGGCTGATTCAACTCTTCCTTCATAGGTTTTTTGTATGCCCACTCCTATTTCACTTAATAATGTATCAGTGCTGTGATCTTCATCTGCTATATTAGAAAGTACTTTCCCAA
Protein-coding sequences here:
- a CDS encoding GEVED domain-containing protein; the protein is MLNKEFSIIFKQTKNEMNTFFTKLNLLAIGCLFLASSAMAQTNQQRAKITNQYNKQVLSELEQTFSTKAKKEKEEAIKMAQQKGWEVKMTLKDGRYAELQKVTPSGEPIYYITYNVDAAESTRTNWLNSGGGLGLNLNGDNMTAHVWDGGLARASHQEYDGAGGSNRFSVGDGSSTLNFHAAHVTGTIIASGVQAAAKGMAPHANAVGYDWNSDLSEATNAAANGMLVSNHSYGYRGDQLPDWYFGAYIAESRDWDNLMYNSPYYMMVVAAGNDGNQNSYNGSPLGGNSSFDKLSGHSTAKNNLVVANAQDANIDSNGNLIGVSINSSSSEGPTDDYRIKPDITGNGTGVYSTYESSNSAYNSITGTSMASPNVAGSILVLQEHANNVFGNYVRAATLKGIVLHTADDAGITGPDAVWGWGLMNAKRAAETMTGAGDISRIEELTLNNGQSYSMTVESDGTSPLLASISWTDQGGTANTGTTNLSTPVLVNDLDIRVTKNSTTYSPYRLTGVNSNSKGDNNVDPFERVDINNASGSYTITVTHKGSLASGSQDFSLVVTGVSGEPVVCDATTPTSFSASNVGSNSVDLNWDAVTGTTYDVRYRVSGTSSWTTESTSSSSLTLTGLSSTTQYEAQVRSKCSDGTSSAYSSSVSFTTTEVQLVYCDSNGNNVSDEYIGRVQLGSIDNASGAASSGYADFTSQSTDLGKGDASTITITPEWTGTVYNEGYSVWIDYNQDGDFTDAGEQVWTQSATSNTPVGGSFTVPSGALSGNTTMRVSMKYNGIPTSCESFSYGEVEDYTVNITTGTPEVCTVPSSLSVSSIGENTATLSWSSESAANDYTVRIRENGTSSWSTLSASSNSTGVSGLAADTQYEWQVRSNCSSSNSNYSSSDLFTTDAPVAVTYCDASGDDSSYEWIQRIVLGSIDNTSGDNGGYGDFTNQVANVQRGTSTSMNVQAGFSGSSYTEYWSVWIDLNQDGTFSSGERLVNGSSSSSNLLSATLNIPSTALTGNTRMRVMMKYNAQGTPCETFNYGEVEDYTVNITNSTSSMVAMTNDLGGETLGNERNIATYSLYPNPAQDKLNVNIKNIDASKGIQIYSSNGVLVRSIKTDKEVNAIDVSTLEKGMYILKANTVKETVNANFIVR
- a CDS encoding YqjF family protein, producing MTIEEILNNTKHRPWDLPNERWKYYQEWNDTLFLHRKVDPNELRRFVPNDLEIDLYNGQSWVSLVAFKMEKVRPRFLPAFSPISNFHEINIRTYVKKNSKAGVYFLSIEGGNRVSCNIAKAFSGLPYRHSKMNRADSIYCSENKEFDDRVFIKYEVGETLEHKTLLDKWLTERYALFQDTKTSINKFEIHHIEWPIQKFDIKEIDIIYPKFKTLLNKDPDLLHYSSGVQVIAWGKKRVN